One Papaver somniferum cultivar HN1 chromosome 10, ASM357369v1, whole genome shotgun sequence genomic window carries:
- the LOC113315718 gene encoding uncharacterized protein LOC113315718, translating to MECYYKEKLECDWMFHAAPKTSNVKGHLFLKAYNGEHKCCAGYSDGTKADSVKRELIKSLIFENIEQNPNKKARDIVRELKSDYGLEVSYDKAHAGKELCFKELYGEDIKSYTDLRWWCEAVKKHDPGSRADLVVEGGGFKSLFLAFDACISGFEYCRPVLFLDATFLTGKFRGCLMAATGKNANNGIFPLAYGIVSAETVENWHWFLKKLESILGPRVLTFISDRHEGLIQGIRDVFPTFYHAWCYQHLKNNVRSKTNKKKGEHCAAMGLFKECFYSSTHEGFDQGMQKLKDIGCDGLHKFLSEIPVECWSNAHCLGCRYGDMCSNIAESFNSWIKEVKGMPIATLVNWIRLKIMEQMSTRKRKGATYKGFICPRLEKKVLPSIRAGVQWRITKSGDME from the exons ATGGAATGTTATTACAAGGAGAAATTGGAATGCGACTGGATGTTCCATGCAGCTCCCAAGACTTCCAATGTGAAGGGTCACTTATTTCTCAAGGCCTATAACGGGGAACATAAATGTTGTGCTGGTTATAGTGATGGAACAAAGGCTGATTCGGTTAAGCGCGAACTTAtcaagagtttgatatttgagaACATTGAACAGAATCCCAACAAGAAAGCcagggatattgttagagaactcAAAAGTGATTATGGGTTGGAAGTGAGCTACGATAAGGCGCATGCCGGGAAAGAATTATGTTTCAAGGAATTGTATGGCGAGGACATTAAATCATACACTGACTTGAGATGGTGGTGTGAAGCCGTGAAGAAACACGATCCAGGTAGTAGGGCTGATTTAGTTGTTGAAGGTGGCGGGTTTAAGAGTTTGTTCTTAGCCTTCGATGCTTGCATCTCTGGTTTCGAATATTGTCGCCCGGTACTGTTCTTGGATGCAACTTTCCTAACTGGAAAATTTAGGGGTTGTCTTATGGCGGCTACCGGGAAGAATGCGAATAATG GAATATTTCCTCTGGCATATGGTATCGTATCAGCTGAAACTGTTGAGAATTGGCATTGGTTCTTAAAGAAACTAGAATCTATCTTGGGTCCTCGTGTACTAACTTTTATTTCGGATCGCCATGAGGGTTTGATCCAAGGGATTCGTGATGTTTTCCCAACTTTCTATCATGCTTGGTGTTACCAGCATTTGAAGAATAATGTCCGCAGTAAGACCAACAAGAAAAAGGGAGAGCATTGTGCTGCGATGGGTTTGTTCAAAGAATGTTTCTATTCATCGACTCATGAAGGCTTTGATCAGGGTATGCAAAAGTTGAAGGATATAGGATGTGATGGTCTTCACAAATTCTTGAGTGAGATTCCAGTGGAGTGTTGGTCCAATGCACATTGTCTGGGCTGTCGTTACGGCGACATGTGTTCAAACATTGCAGAGTCCTTCAACTCTTGGATCAAGGAAGTAAAAGGTATGCCTATTGCAACACTTGTTAACTGGATCAGACTTAAAATTATGGAACAGATGAGTACAAGGAAGAGGAAGGGGGCGACGTATAAAGGATTCATTTGTCCCAGGCTAGAGAAAAAAGTGTTGCCTTCCATTCGTGCTGGTGTCCAGTGGAGAATAACCAAGTCTGGTGACATGGAGTGA
- the LOC113315515 gene encoding probable peroxidase 61 produces MVMRRDFYYILFVIVSLVIATISIVDGAVTVQPTGLKRKFYKVNGQCPDVEEYVKHLVRDHWIADRSIAAKLLRLSYSDCFVSGCDGSVLLDGPNSEKKARQNVALGGFALIDRIKTVLEDRCPGKVSCADILQLATRDAVSLAGAPSYPLKTGRRDGLVSNKAAVDLPSPSISWEASLAYFRSKGLDVLDMTTLLGAHTMGSTRCSVIADRLYNFNNTRKPDPNMDISLVRDMRKICPARRKRGQADKVIPLNPENPKYKFDNNYYTRVLNKKAILGVDQQLLFGPDTKLISEEFAIGFEDWRKSWALSMNRMGSIGVLTGDQGQIRKHCRFVNN; encoded by the exons ATGGTGATGAGAAGAGATTTTTACTATATTCTGTTTGTTATAGTTTCATTAGTTATTGCAACAATATCTATTGTTGATGGGGCAGTTACAGTTCAACCAACAGGTCTCAAGCGTAAATTTTATAAGGTAAATGGTCAGTGTCCAGACGTTGAGGAATATGTCAAGCACCTAGTCAGGGACCATTGGATCGCTGATCGTTCTATCGCTGCTAAACTCCTTCGCTTGAGTTACTCTGATTGCTTTGTATCG GGTTGCGATGGTTCAGTTCTCCTAGATGGTCCAAACTCTGAAAAAAAAGCAAGACAAAATGTAGCGTTAGGAGGATTCGCACTTATAGACAGGATCAAGACTGTTCTAGAAGACAGGTGCCCTGGAAAAGTGTCTTGTGCTGATATCCTTCAGCTTGCCACTAGAGATGCAGTTAGTCTG GCGGGAGCACCGTCGTATCCTTTGAAAACAGGAAGAAGAGATGGGCTGGTTTCAAATAAAGCAGCAGTGGACCTTCCATCCCCTTCCATTTCATGGGAAGCTTCTCTCGCGTACTTCAGGTCCAAAGGGTTAGATGTCTTAGATATGACCACCCTCCTAG GTGCGCACACGATGGGTTCAACACGATGCAGTGTTATCGCTGACCGCTTATACAACTTCAATAATACAAGAAAACCAGATCCGAACATGGACATATCATTGGTAAGAGATATGAGGAAGATATGTCCGGCCAGGAGGAAGAGAGGCCAAGCCGATAAAGtcattcctttgaacccagaaaACCCCAAATACAAGTTCGACAACAATTACTACACAAGGGTGTTAAATAAAAAAGCCATTCTAGGGGTTGATCAACAACTACTCTTTGGCCCCGATACCAAACTGATTTCAGAGGAATTCGCAATTGGCTTTGAAGACTGGAGAAAATCATGGGCATTGTCCATGAACAGAATGGGAAGTATTGGAGTCTTGACTGGAGATCAAGGACAAATACGTAAACATTGCCGCTTCGTTAACAATTAA